A stretch of the Campylobacter sp. 19-13652 genome encodes the following:
- a CDS encoding CitMHS family transporter, giving the protein MLTFFGFGIIALLIYFLLRDKMSPMVALITVPVAGILLYWIVMAGAGSPVVSKNYSFLLQKQEVSEFVGSFATKNSLTQVSDSTISSAYVAGLKAVGLKPNAKLSEIIIDNKKLVKFYDAVVQSAYIDVPHISELVAGAIDDLRLKHTWLNTLKDYADELNGYFKAGIGKVYKIAIMFIFAILFFGVLDDAGLFRPLISLIVKIAGGNVIAICVGTVLITMIAHLDGSGATTFLIVIPPLIPVYRHLKINPYLLFLLVASSAGLANMLPWGGPLGRIASVMGVDTISLYHPLIKVQVVGFICILGMAVLLGVRERARLAREGVAAKNLSLYADDLDISGTHDTKPNKFFKINLIVAILTLGLIISGLLSPEFAFMIALCVVLLINYKTPKERMESLKAHSVGAVSMGTILLGAGVYIGILTKSGMLGAIAKALAGVFPEFMLGYLHIITGVFGVPFELLLDTNGYYYTLYPVVGEIVGQYGVGMQEAAYAIMIGSIVGTFVSPFSPALWLGLGLARLNMGRHIRYSLFWLWGLSLFIMLLSHFMGLF; this is encoded by the coding sequence TTGCTTACGTTTTTTGGTTTTGGTATTATTGCGCTGCTAATTTATTTTTTGCTTCGTGATAAGATGTCGCCTATGGTTGCGCTTATTACCGTGCCTGTGGCTGGGATTTTGCTTTATTGGATAGTGATGGCTGGTGCTGGCTCGCCTGTGGTTAGCAAAAACTACTCGTTTTTGCTGCAAAAGCAAGAGGTTAGTGAGTTTGTAGGTTCGTTTGCCACTAAAAACTCTTTAACGCAGGTTAGCGATAGTACGATTTCAAGCGCTTATGTAGCTGGATTAAAGGCTGTTGGACTAAAGCCAAATGCCAAGCTTTCGGAGATTATAATAGATAACAAAAAGCTCGTTAAATTTTACGATGCCGTGGTACAAAGTGCCTATATTGACGTTCCTCATATAAGCGAACTTGTGGCCGGAGCTATTGATGATTTAAGGCTAAAACACACCTGGCTTAATACACTTAAAGATTACGCTGATGAGCTAAATGGATATTTTAAAGCTGGCATTGGTAAGGTTTATAAGATAGCTATAATGTTTATTTTTGCTATTTTATTTTTTGGGGTACTTGATGACGCTGGGCTTTTTAGGCCGCTTATAAGCTTAATTGTTAAAATCGCAGGTGGCAACGTCATAGCAATCTGTGTTGGCACTGTACTAATAACGATGATAGCGCACCTTGATGGCTCTGGGGCGACTACGTTTTTAATAGTTATTCCTCCACTTATTCCAGTTTACAGACATTTAAAGATAAATCCATATCTGCTATTTTTACTCGTCGCTTCAAGTGCAGGGCTCGCGAATATGCTGCCATGGGGTGGGCCTCTTGGGCGCATAGCTAGCGTTATGGGTGTGGATACCATTAGCCTTTATCATCCGCTTATAAAGGTGCAAGTCGTAGGCTTTATCTGTATTTTAGGTATGGCTGTGCTACTTGGGGTACGAGAGAGGGCGAGACTTGCTCGTGAGGGCGTAGCGGCTAAGAATTTATCGCTTTATGCTGATGATTTAGACATTTCAGGCACTCATGACACAAAGCCAAATAAATTTTTTAAGATAAATTTAATCGTCGCTATTCTTACGCTTGGGCTTATTATTTCTGGACTTCTATCGCCTGAGTTTGCTTTTATGATAGCGCTTTGTGTGGTTCTTTTAATAAATTATAAAACTCCAAAAGAGCGTATGGAGAGCTTAAAAGCTCACTCAGTCGGTGCTGTGAGTATGGGTACAATCTTGCTCGGGGCCGGTGTTTACATAGGCATACTTACAAAATCAGGAATGCTAGGAGCCATTGCAAAGGCACTTGCTGGGGTGTTTCCTGAGTTTATGCTTGGGTATTTGCACATTATCACTGGCGTTTTTGGCGTGCCTTTTGAGCTGCTTTTGGATACAAATGGCTATTATTACACCCTCTATCCAGTCGTAGGCGAGATAGTTGGACAGTACGGTGTAGGCATGCAAGAGGCAGCTTACGCTATTATGATAGGCTCGATTGTCGGAACTTTTGTCTCGCCTTTTTCGCCTGCGCTTTGGCTGGGACTTGGGCTTGCTAGGCTAAATATGGGTAGACATATTAGATACTCGCTATTTTGGCTGTGGGGGCTGTCTTTGTTTATTATGCTTTTGTCTCATTTTATGGGGCTATTTTAA